GACGTCGACACTGCCGAAAGTGTTCTTCGTTTGATCGAAGAGTGTGTTGACCGAATCACGGTCCGTCACGTCCGTCGCGACTGCCAATGCATTGGCGGCATGTTCGCCGGCGAGAGAAATCGTGTCTTCCAAAGCGTCAGCGCGACGGCCCGCCAGCGCGACTTTGAAGTCGTTGTTCAGCAATGTGAGCGCGACGGCTCGCCCGATGCCGGAACCCGCTCCGGTAACGATCGCAACTTTCTGTGGATTACTCATCTGTCCATTCACCTGATAGAATTGGGTCTTTCAAACAGCAACATAGCAGAACGACCATGAAAGTCACGATCGTCGGCACCGGCCATGTGGGAGCAACGTTGGCGTATGTCACTGTGCTGGAAGGTCTGGCCGACCAGCTGGTTTTGATCAATCGCGATCGGCAGAAGGCAGCCGGCCACGCCTTGGATCTGCAACACACAGCCTCATTGGTACGGCAGCCGATCCGAGTCAGCAGCGGCGAAATTTCGGACTCAGCGAAGTCGGATGTCGTCGTGTTCACCATCTCCGTGCCGATGGACCCGGCTCATCCCGACCGCCGAGCGCTGGCGGCAGGAAACGCAGTACTGGTTCGAGAATGGTTGCCCGCTCTGGCAGAAGCCAGTCCCGACGCCGTTTTTCTGATCGTGACCAATCCAGTGGATGTGATGACGTGGGCTGCGTTGCAGGTCACCGATCTTCCTGTGGATCGAGTCTGCGGTGTGGGCACGTTGGTGGATAGCGCTCGATTTCGAGCCATGATGTCCGAAGAACTGGGAATCCATCCGGACGATATCCGGGCGTATATTCTGGGCGAACACGGTCAATCGCAGGTCGCGGCCATCAGCCTGGCCTGGGTGGGCGGCGAACCGATCGACCAGTCGTTCGAACGAGCCCGCGAGTTCGCTCGCAACACCACTGACAGCGGGATCGAGGTGTTTCGGTTAAAGGGGTACACCAACTTTGCTGTGGCCAAAGCGACTGCTCTAGTGATCGAAGCCATTCAACACGACCAGCGACACACCATGCCTCTGTCAGTGCTGCTAAACGGGTACTGCGGCATCGATGACGTGTGCCTTTCGATCCCCGTCGTGATTGGCCGAGCAGGAATCACTCGCCGGCTACGCCCGAAGCTGACGCCGGACGAAGTGGCCGCATTTCGAGCTTCAGCCGACCAGGTTCGGCAGAATAATCAGCAGATTTCGCCAATTCTTAACGATTCTCTGCGTTAAAGCTCGATAATGAAGGATATAGTGGGCTTTCCCACCTTAACAACGGGCGGTCGTTTTCGGGCCAGATATTGAAAACCGACCGCGCCGAGAGCTGTCTTTCGCAGCGTGCATGTTCCGCCGAGTTCATGCACCCACAGGCCGCAAAGCCCGCTGCTTAAGAAAAGCGCCCAACGAACCTGCCTTCACTATTCCCTCCGTCAGGAGGAATGAATCATGTCCAAAAACTATTACACCATCGAAGAACTCACCCTCCAGCTTGGTCGCGAAAAGCGGTCTGTTGAAAAACAGGTCAGCCGTGGACACATTCCTGGTCGCCGCGTGAGTGGTGAATGGCGGTTTAACAAGACCGAGATCACTGACTGGCTGGAACGGGAGATGGCTTCGTTTAACGAATCCGACCTTGCCGTGCTGGAACGGTCGCAAAAATCGACGGAAGTCAGCACTCAGTCCGTTATCAGCAGCCTGCTGCACCCCGACCTGATCGAAGTGCCGCTCGACGCCGGAACCAAGCCGTCTGTTTTGAAAAAGCTGGTCGAAGTGGCCGGACGAACGTGGCAGGTCTTCGATTCTTCGGCCGTTTTTCAAGCGGTACGTCAGCGTGAAGACTTCGCCTCCACCGGCTTTAATGGTGGTGTCGCGATTCCTCACCCCCAAAACCGCATGCCGGAAGCTTTGGGGGAATCACTGATCGCTTTCGGTCGAACAGTGTCCGGAATCCCCTTCGGCGGACCCAACCGGCAGCTCACCGATCTGTTTTTCCTCGTGCTGGCCCGCGACCCCAACACTCACCTAAAAGCACTCGCCCGACTGGGCCGCCTTTTTCAGGTGGACGGATTCCTTGAAGATCTCCGGCACGCCGAAACAAGTGCAGACTCCTACGACGTCATCACCGCCGCCGACGCAAACCTCGGCGAATAGGCCGGGCCGGTACGCACCGGCGGGCGATTGGCGTGGCGGGCAGGTGAGCGGTGTGTGGGCGGAAGCGCCGGCGTTGGGGATGCTGTTTGCCGGTGCGAAATAAGAGGTAGCGCCCTGCTTGTTGGTGTGGGCCAGTGCTTTCCACGGCAAAGCAAAGCTGGCACACAAACCATCAATTCGTGACTGACGCAGCAGCCGTTCTCAGCAGCGTTTTACTCTTCTTTTTTAGCATCCTCTTTCGCTGCGTCTTCCTTTGACTCCGCTTTTTCCTCAGCGGATTCGGGCTCGTCTTGTGATGCTTTTGCATCGTCTGCTGGCGGCTTATTCGCTTCCGGCTTCTTCGTGTCTGTCGCTTCGACCTTTTCAGAATCATGGGCCGCTTCATCGGTTGCATCGTTGGACTTCACTTCCTTAGCGGCTGCTTCATCTGTATTCGCTTCATCCGGCTTCGCATCGTCCGTGGTTGATTCCTCATCCGTCGCTTCGGGGAACTCCATATCTTCCCATGGCGAAAAGTCGGCTTCGGCGATCAGGTCGGACGCCGTGTCGGACAGTTGTTGCAGATACACTTCTGCCAGAGGTCGAAGCGGGTTTGCACCTCCGTCGGTAATCAGGCCTTCCAGAATGAACTTCGCATTGGCGACGCCGCCCGTTTCGATATTGGTGATCGCTCTCAGAAACGCCGGTTCGAATTCCCCGGAAGCGATTCCAGCCACAGGCACGTTGCAATCCTGAAGATGCAGAACGGGCCAGACCGGCACTTGCATGCCCAATTGAGCTTCAACATCAGGCACCAAAGGCAGCGACCGCATCAGAGCCTTGCGTAATTCCGGACTTCGTTTAACGTCAGCAAACAGCTTCAACTGTTCGCCCCACGTTTCGGCCGCGTTGATGTAATCGGCTTCCAACAAAGCGGCAATGGCAACAGGCTTGTGCCATGTGACTCTGGCAAAGGCCGGATTCTGTGGCTGTTCGCGGATAGCGGCGGCCAATTGGTTAAGTGCGTCAGAACCTGCCTGAAGTTCGCCTGATTCCATCAGTAACTGGCCGCGAAGGACCTCCGATTCAGGAAACTGAGGCCGTAACAGATCGACGTTGTCCTGCAACACTTTCAGCGCGATGCCGGCATGACCTTGAGCGACCAGCTGCTGCACCAGCATCATTTTCTGTTGAGCGTGCTGCTGCGGATCCTCGGGCATTGACTGTGCCAGGAACTCATCAACCTGTTCTTGAGCATCAGTGCGGCGATCGTTCCACGTTCGCAAAAGCTCATACAAGCGACGCAACTCGGCTTCCATGGCTGCATCAAATGTCGCTCGTTCTTCGATAATCGTCAGGTACTTTTCCAGGCAATCAGCAGCCAGCCCGGTGCGGCCATGTTGCTGGTACAAACCGGCAAGCGCTTCCCATGTTTCGGGGACAGTCGGGTCGATCGTAACGGCCTGACGAAACGCGCCTACGGCCTGCAGGTAGCGAATGTTGTCCAGATTCGCTCCACCAAACACACCCGCAATCGCGCTTTCCGCGCTGTTGAGGCGAACGTAGGCTTGGCCCAACAGTCGGTGAGCTTTCGCATTTTGAGGGTCCAGATTGATGGCCTTGTTCGCGTTGCGGACCGCCATAATCGGTCCGGCGAGTGTGGCGCCCAGCAACGAAATGTACTGACTATTGTTCTCTTCCGTGCCTGCGGCCGCAGCGATCTGAGAAATCACCTGCGGTGGCGTGCTGCTGTCGAGGGCCAGATAGTGCTGAGCTTCTCGCAGTGGGGCATTCATGGTTGGCCGGCTGGCGTACAGCCATGTGCGATAGAAGTCTGGTTCGCGAGCGAATTCGACCTGCTTCACGTCGTCGGCTTCCGCCGTTCGGAAGGCTGTCTTGACGATATCAACCGATGAAGGCGGCTTCGCCGGATTCCGGACCGGCGCGAAAAACATAGCCGAGGGCCCACGGTTCGTCATCACCCAATCGGGCGATTGAAACAGACGTTGAGCCATCGTGTAGGCTGGTTTGCCTGGGGGAGAGAGACGAATCATCGCATAGCCCACACCCAGATCGGCCAACGTCTTCTTCCATTCCGGATCGTAAAGCCGTCCGCTGGAATTGGAATCTTCTGCGGCTTCTTCCGTCGCTGCCGATCCGTCCGCGACTGCAGCCTCTGAATCTGCCGCCGGGTCCCCTGCCCCGGCCGGGGACCCGGCAGCAGCAGCGGGCTGTTCGGGCGCGCCCAGAATACTCCAGCGCAGCACGTCAAACCGGTGGATGGCTGACTGCGGATTTTCGTACCGTCCGAACGGCCGCACTCGACTGTCCACGAAACTCTGCAAACCATGCCAAATCAGCAAATCACCCTGACTCATCCGCGTGTGCAACACCTGCACATCGTCCGGCAGTTCCGCCAGTTCAGTTTCCAGCGAATCCATGGTCGTCTTGAGATCCGCTTCGAAGCCCATGCCAATGGGTGACCGAGTCGGCAACTGATCGGCGACCGCGTAGAACCCGAGCGCCGCGAACGAAAGAACCGTTACGGCTCGCCCGCCTCGCGAAAACAGGACTTCAGACGTATCAATCGAGTATTCCTGGCGGAACGAACGCCCATACCACCGCTGCCCGGCGGTGCCGGCTGCGACGGCAGCCACTAGTGCAGCCACAGGCAATTCGTGCAGCGCCAATACGGCCAGTAACGCCATCCCCAACAGTGTTGTCGCCCACGGAAGATCGCGCCTATCGCGACCAATCAGCAGCACGATCACGGCGATCACAATAATTGATACGCCGGACACGTAGCCGAATTCGAAACCACGCCAGACGTCAGCCACCCACATCGAATAATATTCGGTGCGACCGTCAAGCAGCAGATCAGAACTGCTAAGCGGTCTCATTTGAGCCATGCCGGGATATTCCACGCCGTAAGTCGTCGCGGCCGACAGCACACTGGCCACTGGCGCGGGATTGATTAACATAGCGAACAGCGACACCACGGCGGCCTTCCAAACCGAAGATGCGTCGATCGCAGGCCCATCGCTCTGGTTGGCGGATCGTGATCGCTGCAGCTGGACTCCCAAAGCAAACAGCCCAACGGTGAGCACACCAAGATACGCATGCGGGTCGAAATTCGCCCACACGGCGATTGTCAGAGGCAGCTTCCAGATGAGTCCCGAGGTTTGGCCCTGCGTGTATCGGTGCAGGATCAGCAGCACGATCACCATTCCAACTAGCGTGGCGAGATCCGTCACGGGCAGAAAGTCAATCGACATCGCGCCGATCGCCAGAACACAACAAATGGAACTCCACCACGTTGGCATTCCCGTGACAGAAATCAGCGACAGCATGTAGGCCACAAGTCCTGCGACAAAGGCCTTGAATAGCGTCAAACCGGTTTCGCCGCCGGCCTGGTAAACCGCGCTGACGACGTGGTCGAACAGCCAGCTGATATTTGCGGAAGGTTCATCGGCGATGGCGTAAGACAGCGTGTCTTTGCCAGACGGCAGAAACCCGTTGGCCCGCATTTCGTCGCCAGATCGTACGTGAATCAGAGTCCGAGTGTCGGAAATCTGGCTGAAGCCAAACAGGAGCGCCAGAAAGATCGACGCCCAGCGGAGCATAAAGTCGCCTCGGATGGCTTCTTCTTCCACCAGTTCCGGCGTCAGTTCTTCTTCCTCCGGCAACTCGTCGCCAACATCTGCAGAATCGGAAGTCGGCTCTGGCGTGTCGGTGGATGCGTCAGGCGTCTTCGTAGCGTCCGCGTCTGTCTCAGGCGTGTCGTTGCCAGCCTGGTTTTCTGCCTCGGCCGATGCGTCTTTGTTCTCTTCGTCTGGTTCCGGCACTAATCGTACTTTCTGAATGACGTCTGCAGTTCGTGTGGCTATCTGGGGCTTACGAGTCGCGGGGGCGGGATGTTGGTAAAACGTCGAAAACCCTGGACGAAACGACGCAGGATTTGCCACCCTTATTGGCAAAATCGAGACGAATCCGGAAAAGCCTGCGATGACAAGCATTTTACGGAATCAGATTCGTGGAAATCTGTCGAAAAACCGGTAAAGTACTGAAACGACGACTTTGAGTCGCCGCCCACCACAAACCTCCCGCCTCAGGAATTCGGCCGCCCATCCTCCCCTGGCCGAAGCATACAGCCATGACACACCTCACGCCACAAAAGGCGTCAGCGCGCCTGAAGACCTTCCGTTTTGCTCGACCCGTTCCGTGGATTTTAACGGCGGGGGTATTGAGCGTTGCGTTGGTGACGATGACCGGAGCGGCCGACACGGCCTCAAGCCCCGTCGAATTAGGGCTGAAGTTGATCGAGCCGTCAACGTTTAAGATGCAGGTGGAAAAGCCAGGCATCATCGAACCGCTCGAAGCCGCGGCTGTGCATTCAGAGTGCTACTGGACGACGACCATCCTGAGTATTGTGCCGGAAGGAACGTGGGTTCAAAAAGGCGACGTCGTTTGTGTATTGGATTCGGCCGACATTGAAGACTACGCTCGAACGCGCGAAATCATTCTGATCAAGTATCGCGGTCGGCTTGATACCGCCGTGCAGGACGAACAACTGCAAACGTCCGACAACGAAAGAAAGCTGGACGCCGCAAAGTATCGGTTCGACACTGCTGTCCACAACCTGACGGAGTATCAGGACGGAACTCACCCTCAGGATATTGAGGAGCTTGAGCGAAATCTTTCATTGCTGGCTGAGCAGACTCAATCACAGCGAGAACAGGTTCAGCATTCCGAACGCATGTGGGCCATGGGCATGAGTCCCCGCAGCGCGTTAGACAAAGAATCTCTTCAATTGATGAAGTCGCAGCAAAGCTACGATTCACTGGCTTCACGGCTACACCTGCTGACCGGTTACCAGCATCCTCGCAGCATGTTGCAGTTGGAACATTCTGCGAGCAATGCTGAACGCAACCTCGCACGCACAAAGATTGCAAACGGACTGGCTCTGACCAACCGCCGGTTGACTCGACTTTCCTACGAACGCACCGTGCGGATCTACGAAAAATACTATCGGCGAGCCGTCGACAGTATTGAGGCATGTACGATCCGAGCTCCTCGTGACGGACAGGTTGTTTACGGTAATTCATGGCACCTACGCAGCCGCGGCATCACTCAAATCGAAGAAGGTAAGCGAGTTCGCAAGCTACAGAAAATTTTTGAAATCCCCGATCCGTCGCGGCTGAAAGTCAGTGTGCCGCTGGATGAATCTTTGATCTATCAGGTTCACAATGGCATGCCTGTCGCTGTGACGGTGCCCGGATATGAAGACGAGGTTGTTGCTGGAAGAATCCTGAACATCGCTCGCTACCCGCGACCTCGCAGCCGCTACACGCCTAACGTGAAAGATTACTGGATTGATGTTGAACTGTTCCCCACCGACGACCAGCGTCACCTGCTGACACCAAAGGCCAACGTAACAGCTCAGTTTACGCTTCAGGAAACTCCCGACACGATTCAGATCCCTCGCGATGCCGTGACTGGGGTCGCCGGGCACAACTTTGTGTTTGTGTACGACGGTCGTGAGCTGAAGTCGCGTAAAGTGGAACTGGGAGACGCGAATGCGGAATCGGTTCTGGTTGTCGATGGTCTGAAATCCGGCGAGCAACTTGTCACAGCAATGCTGCCCGCTCACGAACAGGCACTGCACGAAGAACTCGCCCGCGACCTTGGCGTGACGCAGTAGAACGGTTCACTACTGACGCTGGCCGGGGTTTTGAGCCAGCTGCAGGTGAGCTTCTGTGCTGAGGAAGAAGAGGGCATTGTCGATGCCCTCCGCTGGTATTTGCAGCTTCAGTATCGTGGATTCGGCGGAACTATAGATTGCCGGCAACTGGCGATGTCCGGCGTCCAGATCAGTACCGCTTGAAGACGTCTTCTGGCGTTTCGTCGCGCGGCTTGCATGGCTTGGCCTGGCCGCAGTCATGGCGGCCAATTGCCCGGCATCAATGTCTACCAGGCCGTATTCCGCTGGCAGATCAACGGGCAATTCGGCCGAGATCCGTCGCACGACCACACGGTACTCGCCCGGCGGCGCACCGCCAATCACTTTAAACTGGCCGATGTCATCAGAACGTCCAAAGTGCGACGTGGAACCTGCTGCGGGATCGATCGGGACAAGAAACACGTCGGCCCCGGCCAGCGGTTCTTCATTAAAGAACAGCATACCGCTGACAGCGACTGATTGCGATTTTTTCGCCCCCAACATTCCTCGCACCGTGATACCGGCAAGTACCAGAACGGACAACGCAAGGACGATGCGTGTGAAGTGATTCTTATTCATTCGGAATTTCCCCGATTAATTTTGAAGTGCCAATAAAACACATCGCTGCAGAAATCGCTGTGGCCGCGCGACGCTGAAATGAACGCCCCCATGCGGAACCGTTCCTCCCTGCGATACCACCGAGTGACCAACAGAATCACCGCCGGCGCCTCAGCCAACGCCTCGTCACCCGCCCGCCACGCCAATCGCCCGTCGGTGCATACCGACCGACCAACGGGAGGAACGCCGGCGCTTCAGCCATCGTCCCGTCACCCGCCAACCACGCCAACCGCCCGCCGAGGCGTACCGACACACCGCCGGCGCTTCAGCCATCACACCGTCACGCGCCCGCCACGCCAACCGCCCGCCGAGGCGTCTCGGCCCCGCCTTAGAATTGGCCGACGGGTTGGCCGTCCTGGATGTAGTTCAGCAGGCAGAACAGCCAGTAATCGGTGGTGTCGCTTAGGAAGCGGACCGATCCGTCGCCGAGCAGGAAGTGGCTTCCGCCGGGATGACTGCTGTTGAAGACCCAGGCGTAGCTGCGGCCGGATTCGTCCCAGGCCGCGTTGATGCCCCATCGCGAATCCGTGAAGTGGACAGGATCAACCGACGAATCGCTGTCGCTGACTACGCGACCGTGACAACAGGTATGAGTTCCCGTCAGGCCCCATGGTCCGAAATGAGGACTCACCTTTAGCCGTTCGCCACCGTGTGCTTCGCCAACGGCGATCGAATTCGACGCACCGTCGCGCAGGTCTCGCATTCGTGCAGACGCGTTGTTGCCGAACATCCCGCGACGGATATCTGATTGAGTGTCCCACCATGGCAGATCCCAATCGGTGAAACCGCCACTCGCGAACAGGTAGCTTGTGCGTCGAGCGTTCTGCTTGCTGTAGATATGAGTCGAGCCGGGCAGAAATGTTTCAACAAGGCCCGCGCTCTCGTCGCTGGGGCATTCCAGAAGTGGGATCGCCGTTTTCACAACGTCGGCATTGGCGACATCACTGCCGGCAACCGGCATTCCGCCCCAGGCAGACGTGGACGAACACTGGTTGAAGTCATAGTTGTTGTAGACATTGGCCTGATCAACATACGGCAGCAGCAGCGTCCAGCCGGTGGTGTTGAGAACTCGGTTACCCCCGCTGTAAAACGGAAAACTGTCAAGGCGACCAGGGTTAATCATCGCGGGCGGCAGCATGTTGCTGACGTCGTGATAATTGGCCAGAGCCAGGCCGATTTGTTTCAGGTTGTTGCGGCATTGAGTTCGCCGAGCGGCTTCGCGAGCGTTTTGGACGGCGGGCAGCATCAAAGCCAACAGGATCGCAATGATGGCGATGACGACCAGAAGCTCAATCAGCGTGAAGCCTGAGCTCCGTTTGTTGATAAGACGCCGCTGGTTGCGGCTGGCGTTGAAAATCGGGAGACGTTGGAACAGAAGTGGCATAGTGAGGGCCCGAATGGCAGCAAGTGGGAACGAACCGCGTAAAGCGACTACGGGTTACTATGCATGTTGCTGCTTGAAAGGTCGGCCGCACTTCCGCAGAACGACTCGATTCGCGCCCGCGCCCTTGTCAATCGTCCGGCGCACGTTAGCGCGGCAAACTGTGCGGCGTGGGCCGGTTGAGTGCGGCACTGATACAGCTGCCGATGAAAACGCGGCTGCCGCGAGTGGTTGAAGATCGTGCGGCTTTGAGTTTCAACAGCGCCATGCGCGTGGCTGTGACTTTGCACCTCCCCCAGCGCAGCGTCGGGGGAGGTCGGACAGAGCGAAGCAACGTCCGGGAGGGGGCCTAGCACATGTCGGCTCGCTGCTGGCGTGCTGTCAGGGTTGCAAAGACGGCGTTCCCCCGGATGTCTGCAGGGCAGCGTATCAGGCAAGTGTGAATTCATACGCGGCACTCCATTCGCCCGCGATGTTGCCAGCACTGAAGGCTCGGATCCACGCGCGGTAACTTCCGGTCGTCAGATCTTCAGTTGCGGTGAACTCCAATTCCGTCAGATCCGTCAGCCAAATCACTCGTGCCACACCGTTGTCGATGTCGTTCACCCATAGCTCGTACCGCACACCAAGGTTGGCCGCGGGCCATGAAAGCGTGGGGCGCAACGAATCTGTTCCGGTGACATCCGTGATCTGAATTGTGGACGGAGCGGTCGCCACAGTGAATTCGAACGCGGCACTCCAGGGCCCACCGTCACTGGCGGCCGGACGATGCCGCACCCACGCTCGGTAATTGCCGTTAGCCAGATCCGTCGTTGGGAAGTAAGAATTGCCGGTAACTCCTTCATCGTGAATGACGCGAACCGTTCCACCAATCTGGTTGACCCACAATTCGTACGTATCGTCATCGCCACCAGCCCATGTCAGTGTCGGTCGCGCGGTCGTTGCCGGTTGGTTCGGCCCTGTGAATTGCGGAACTACGGCGGTCGACACTTCAAAGGTTACACCAAGACTCCAATTACTTTCTTCCGCACTGTTTTTTGCCTTCACCCAAACTCGATAAACACCATCTTCCAAGTCCGACGATGGCGTAAACGTCGTGCCGCTCAGTGATGTTTCGCGAATGACCTGATTCTGCACGCCAACGTGGTTGACCCACAAATCGTATTCCGTTGCTGTGGCCGCCGCTGTCCATTCGATCACTGGGCGCGGAGTGTTGACGAACCCACCGTCGGGACTGGTGATGGTGACTTCCGACAGGCCCACTCGAAACGAATGCAGGTCACTCCACACCCCGGCGCCGTCGTCGTTGACCGGCCGCACCCATGCGTGATACGTGCCGATGGGAAGGTCTTCTGAAGGTGTGAATGAATTACCCGTCAGTCCGGTTTGGTGAATGATTCGATTCGTGCCGTCGACCTGATTGACCCACAATTCGTACGTGGTCGCGTTGGAGTCAACCAGCCATTCGATTGTTGGTTGAGTGACATTGCCGCCTGGACCTGGCTGCACAACCGCCGACGATAGCGGCACAACAACGTCGATGGTCGATGACACGCTGGTGCCGTTTAAGTCGGTCGCAGTGACGGTGATGGTTGCGGTTCCCGAGACGCCAGGCGTGCCAGCGAGCCGCAACTGCCCGTCGACAATCGTGGCATTCACAATTTCTGCGCCAGTGTTGGCCGTGACTTCGAAGTTCAGTTCCGGAACGATAGACGTTTCGGCGAATACCAGGTTGTCCCGCAATATTTGCCCGGACGTGTAGTCGATCACTGGCAGAGTCGCAAAGACACCGCCGGCATTTACGATATCTGCATCGACGATGGCGTCGACCGCAGTCATACCGTCATAGAGGACTCGGCCAAAAACGGTGAAGCCGCCGTCCACGCCGTCGAGATCGCTGGCATTATCGTCCACGTTCACAAACCATTGCGACGTCGCGCTGTGTTCCTGACCACCAACTCGAGCCATCGCTACAGTGCCGCGCACATTCAGCGGTGTGCCAGCTTCCAGTCCGCCAAGGTTCGGATCGAACCAGTTGTCGAATTCGTTGATGATGGTGCCATTGTTGACCACACTGGCTAGTTGGCTCGCCGCTTCAGGATACGCAAAGCCACCGCCCTGTAGCACGAACCCGGGCACCGATCGATGGAAGAACATATCGTCGTAGTTGCCTGCCGCCGTCAGATCGATGAAGTTCTGAGCCGTCGTGGGCGTGATCGTGTCGAAGGTTTCGATCACGAAGTTCCCCAGCGCTGTTGCCACTTCGACGGTGTGCCCGGTGATGGCCGTATCATCGAAGTGCTCGCCAAGGGGCACGTACTGGTCGCGAAACGGAGAGAGCATCGACACGTCCGGCAATTCCGAAATCACGGTGGCCGCCAGCAGTAATCGCGGTTCCAGCATCCCGATCTCAGCAGCGACAAGCCCATTGCTGCTGCGTGAATGCCGCCGACGGCGATGTTTAGCGCGCCCGTGCTGAAGAGCGTTTGTCCGGAAAAGTCGATTCCAAATAGACATATCTACTCCGTTGTGTATTTGCCTGCCTGCTGTCTGTTTCACAACCAACTTGTGGCCCGACTCACCGAGCCGGACTGCGTGCTGAGCCTGCCGCGTTGAGCCGGGTCACGAAAGCGGTCGTGAGATTTTAATCACCGTCGCCGCCTCGCGCCAGCCTGAGCCGCACAACCGCTACGTTTTCACCGCAGACAATCCGAAAGTGCGGGCTATTTCGGCAGTCAGCGACGTCGCAACGCTCCCGTGGCACATTCTGCCGGATTCCGCTTGCCTGAATTGTGCTCGACGTTCGATGAAATCACTCAGACAACAACCGCTGTTCATCAGCGTTCGTGATACCTGTCTATTTTTCTCAAACGGATGCGAGAACAAATCTCGCCGCTGAATTTCATCGGCGGCGAGAACCCTTTCTAACTGCGGACGGAGCCGCGCCTCAGGATGACAACTTTCCACGGAGAGTACGTTGATGGCGCGACGAGCAAACACATTCCTACTTTCGACGTTCATGTTAAGTCTCGGGCTTGCCGCCGGAGGACACCTTACCGACGTGCGACTGGCGAGCCATGCAAACGCCGTCCCGTCGCGACCCGCAGCAGCCATGATCGGCAGCGCGGAGCCACTGTTGCTGGGCGGGCAACATATTTCTACGGTGGCTGGCCGAGTGATGCCGGCCGCTGTCCATATTCAGGCCACTCGCCGCGAAACCGACGGCCGTCGCGTTGAAGAAACGGGCTCGGGCGTGCTGATGCGAAGCAAGCGAGTCAAAGGGCTGTTTGTCGTCACAAACAATCACGTTATTCGTGGAGCTGAATTATCAGCCATCGATTTGAAGACTTTCGACGGTCGATTGATTAATCCCATTCGAGTTTACCGCGACGAAGAAACAGATATCGCCGTCCTGCAAATCAACGATCAGGGCGGAACCACGGGAACATGGGGCGATAGCGATCAGGTGGGCATTGGCAACTTCGTGCTAGCGGTCGGAAGCCCGTTCGGTTTAAGCCAGTCCGTGACAATGGGCATCGTCAGTGCCAAAGGCCGCCGCGATCTCACGCTGACTGAAGAACGTACTGTTACGAATCAGGATTTCATTCAGACCGATGCCGCCATCAATCCCGGCAACAGCGGCGGACCACTGATTGACCTGCACGGCAACGTCGTCGGAATTAATACCGCGATTGCTTCGAACAGCGGCGGCAACGAAGGCATTGGCTTCAGCATTCCCAGCAACCTTGCCAGTCACGTGTTCGAACAACTGATCGGCTACGGCCGTGTGCGTCGAGCTTATCTGGGCGTCGAGCTGGACAACGACTTCGACAACGCGGCGGCTCGCAAACTTGGACTGGAACGAGCCTATGGGGCTCGCGTTACCAAGGTCTATCGCAATCGCACCCCAACGCCAGCGGCTGTCGCCGGAGTTCGACCGG
This DNA window, taken from Fuerstiella marisgermanici, encodes the following:
- a CDS encoding S1C family serine protease produces the protein MARRANTFLLSTFMLSLGLAAGGHLTDVRLASHANAVPSRPAAAMIGSAEPLLLGGQHISTVAGRVMPAAVHIQATRRETDGRRVEETGSGVLMRSKRVKGLFVVTNNHVIRGAELSAIDLKTFDGRLINPIRVYRDEETDIAVLQINDQGGTTGTWGDSDQVGIGNFVLAVGSPFGLSQSVTMGIVSAKGRRDLTLTEERTVTNQDFIQTDAAINPGNSGGPLIDLHGNVVGINTAIASNSGGNEGIGFSIPSNLASHVFEQLIGYGRVRRAYLGVELDNDFDNAAARKLGLERAYGARVTKVYRNRTPTPAAVAGVRPDDVIVTFNGVPVADENHLINLVSLAIIDRPVQIEVYRGGRRQMLELKLTDRETYRAAEEQSGGVLTR